The Kocuria sp. TGY1127_2 genome includes a window with the following:
- a CDS encoding biotin carboxylase N-terminal domain-containing protein, translating into MTITESEHKGSASSRYTSGPVNKVLIANRGEIAVRVIRAAADEGMQTVAVYAEPDREALHVKLADEAFSLGGSTAADSYLVIDKILDAAQRSGADAIHPGYGFLSENAEFARAVREAGITWIGPSPEAITELGDKVAARHIAEKVGAPLVPGTKDPVANAQEVLDFADQYGLPVAIKAAFGGGGRGIKVARERDDIPELFDSAVREATAAFGRGECFIERFLDAPRHVETQCIADAHGNVVVVSSRDCSLQRRNQKLVEEAPAPFLSDEQLDRLYESSKAILREAEYQGAGTCEFLVGQDGVISFLEVNTRLQVEHPVSEEVSGIDLVREQFRVARGEILGYEDPELRGHSFEFRINGEDPGRNFMPAPGTVETLSVPSGPGVRWDSGVIGGDVIGGNFDSMLAKLIVTGNSRKQALERSRRALAELQITGMPTAVSFHRVVVEDPAFAPEGEEPFSVHTRWIETEFNNTIEPYGGMPGSVDSEDDERQKVVVEVNGKRLEVLIPSVQSASSSSSKASKSRQRKNRSGTATAATSGDDLTSPMQGTIVKTAVKDGAKVSEGDLVVVLEAMKMEQPLTAHKSGKVTGLKAKPGDTVTAGSVIATIK; encoded by the coding sequence GTGACCATCACTGAGTCAGAGCACAAGGGAAGCGCGAGCTCCCGCTACACGAGCGGACCGGTCAATAAAGTATTGATCGCAAACCGTGGTGAAATCGCGGTTCGCGTGATTCGCGCCGCCGCCGATGAAGGCATGCAAACCGTCGCCGTGTACGCGGAACCCGATCGCGAAGCGCTTCACGTGAAGCTCGCGGACGAGGCATTCTCCCTAGGGGGTTCCACCGCCGCCGACTCGTACCTCGTCATCGACAAGATTCTCGATGCCGCCCAGCGTTCCGGAGCGGACGCCATTCACCCTGGTTACGGATTCCTATCCGAAAATGCGGAATTCGCCCGAGCCGTACGGGAAGCCGGAATCACGTGGATAGGGCCTTCGCCCGAGGCCATCACCGAGCTCGGTGACAAGGTTGCCGCTCGCCACATTGCCGAGAAGGTCGGCGCTCCTTTGGTTCCCGGAACCAAGGATCCGGTGGCCAATGCACAAGAGGTTTTGGATTTCGCGGATCAGTACGGTCTGCCCGTCGCAATCAAGGCCGCTTTCGGCGGTGGCGGACGCGGGATCAAAGTAGCGCGTGAAAGGGATGACATCCCGGAGCTGTTCGACTCAGCCGTCCGCGAGGCGACGGCGGCTTTTGGACGAGGCGAATGCTTCATCGAGCGGTTCCTCGATGCTCCGCGCCACGTTGAGACACAGTGCATCGCCGACGCACACGGAAATGTCGTCGTGGTTTCCAGTCGCGATTGCTCGTTGCAGCGCCGCAACCAGAAATTGGTCGAAGAGGCCCCGGCTCCTTTCCTTTCGGATGAACAGCTGGATCGTCTCTACGAGTCGTCCAAGGCAATTCTTCGCGAGGCCGAGTACCAGGGCGCGGGAACGTGCGAATTCCTAGTCGGCCAGGACGGCGTGATCAGCTTCCTCGAGGTCAACACTCGTTTGCAGGTTGAGCATCCCGTCTCGGAAGAGGTTTCCGGCATTGACCTGGTCCGCGAACAGTTCCGGGTCGCCCGCGGCGAAATTCTCGGTTACGAGGATCCCGAGCTGCGTGGGCACTCCTTCGAATTCCGCATCAATGGTGAGGACCCGGGCCGCAATTTCATGCCCGCACCGGGAACCGTCGAGACCTTGTCGGTCCCCTCGGGGCCCGGCGTTCGATGGGATTCGGGCGTTATCGGCGGCGACGTCATCGGCGGAAATTTCGACTCGATGCTGGCCAAATTGATTGTGACCGGGAATTCCCGCAAGCAGGCCCTTGAACGCTCTCGCCGCGCTCTGGCCGAGCTTCAGATCACTGGGATGCCCACGGCCGTGAGTTTCCACCGCGTCGTCGTGGAGGATCCGGCGTTCGCTCCGGAAGGCGAGGAACCGTTCTCCGTGCATACGCGGTGGATCGAAACTGAGTTCAACAACACCATCGAGCCGTATGGTGGCATGCCTGGATCGGTCGACAGCGAGGACGACGAGCGACAGAAGGTCGTGGTCGAGGTCAACGGCAAACGACTTGAGGTTCTCATCCCCTCTGTCCAGAGTGCCTCCTCTTCCTCATCCAAGGCGTCGAAATCACGCCAGCGCAAAAACCGCTCCGGAACCGCGACGGCGGCGACCAGCGGAGACGATCTCACCTCGCCCATGCAGGGCACCATCGTGAAGACGGCGGTCAAGGATGGCGCGAAGGTCAGTGAAGGCGACCTCGTGGTGGTTCTTGAGGCCATGAAGATGGAACAACCTCTGACAGCGCACAAGTCGGGCAAGGTCACCGGCCTCAAGGCCAAACCGGGTGACACGGTCACGGCCGGATCGGTGATCGCCACCATCAAGTGA
- a CDS encoding nucleoside triphosphate pyrophosphatase produces the protein MCTPMSSPQNQQVSEPGSVPEASAPDLILASQSPARASILSASGLHFRTIVSGVDEDAAVEQAEKEQGAPLSPAQTALTLARAKAEAVAALPASQGCLVLGCDSVFELNGEAFGKPYEPEVAVSRIRDMSGTTGTLHTGHWLIDVRDSVNGSNEPTGLGEVRSADVTFDDMSDKEIRDYVATGEPLEVAGSFTIEGFGAAFITGIRGESHTVLGLSINALKHLLRERGLEIAQLWTRNT, from the coding sequence GTGTGCACCCCGATGTCGTCTCCGCAGAATCAGCAAGTCTCCGAACCCGGTTCCGTTCCTGAGGCGAGCGCGCCTGACCTGATCCTGGCCTCGCAGTCGCCCGCGCGGGCTTCCATCTTGTCGGCCTCGGGGCTCCACTTTCGCACCATCGTTTCCGGGGTCGATGAAGACGCTGCGGTCGAGCAAGCGGAGAAGGAGCAGGGTGCACCCCTGTCTCCGGCACAAACGGCATTGACCCTCGCACGCGCGAAGGCCGAAGCAGTTGCGGCCCTCCCCGCGAGCCAAGGCTGTCTGGTACTCGGTTGCGATTCCGTTTTCGAGTTGAACGGCGAGGCTTTCGGGAAACCGTACGAACCCGAGGTTGCCGTCTCGCGAATCCGCGATATGAGTGGGACCACAGGAACGCTGCATACGGGACACTGGTTGATCGATGTCCGGGATAGTGTCAACGGCTCGAATGAACCGACAGGTTTGGGCGAGGTTCGCTCCGCCGACGTGACATTCGACGACATGAGCGACAAAGAAATCCGCGACTACGTAGCCACGGGAGAGCCCCTGGAAGTCGCGGGTTCATTCACCATTGAAGGATTTGGGGCAGCCTTCATTACGGGGATCCGGGGAGAGTCTCACACGGTGCTCGGCCTCAGCATCAATGCCCTCAAACACCTGCTCCGAGAGCGCGGTTTGGAAATAGCTCAATTGTGGACCCGGAATACTTAG
- a CDS encoding MFS transporter, with protein sequence MSLPDTSVPTGSKPAEAPPAEHKVPQHRIITASLVGTTIEFYDFYVYATAAVAVFPALFFTGQDDTTKLLASMATFAAAFFGRPIGSVVFGHFGDRIGRKATLVGALLTMGLATFLIGLLPTYHQISFWAPALLTILRFAQGMGLGGEWSGAALLATEYAKPGKRARAAMWPQLGAPIGFILANAFVLLLTTWMNFDSTKDAAAMDSPFLIWGWRVPFIFSVIMVAVGLYVRVRLEETPVFKQSVQRGEKVKTPLVDAFKTAWKPMILGTFIMLSCYVLFYLMTAWILSYGIGKPSKGAGLGVPYHTFLQVQLLAVLFFAAFVPVSGWLADKIGRRRQQLITNVLMLLFGLSFGLFMAPSVIGTGTDANIPGLILFISIGMAIMGLSFGSMSAYLPELFPTNVRYTGSGISYNVASILGAAITPYVAVWLNAQGGVSAVGWYLAGAAVITMIALLISHETRDVDLAAVSSEAE encoded by the coding sequence ATGTCACTTCCTGACACGTCCGTTCCGACCGGTTCGAAGCCGGCCGAAGCGCCGCCTGCTGAACACAAGGTCCCCCAGCACCGCATCATTACGGCTTCGCTGGTCGGCACCACTATTGAGTTCTACGACTTCTACGTGTATGCCACGGCGGCCGTTGCCGTTTTCCCCGCGCTCTTCTTCACGGGGCAGGATGACACCACGAAGCTCCTGGCCTCGATGGCCACATTTGCTGCAGCGTTCTTCGGGCGTCCCATCGGTTCGGTGGTCTTCGGGCACTTCGGTGACCGCATTGGCCGCAAGGCCACGCTCGTCGGCGCGCTCCTGACCATGGGTTTGGCGACCTTTCTGATCGGCCTGTTACCCACATACCACCAGATCTCGTTTTGGGCCCCGGCGCTCTTGACGATTCTGCGTTTCGCCCAGGGCATGGGGCTGGGAGGCGAATGGTCCGGGGCCGCCCTGCTGGCGACTGAGTATGCGAAACCGGGCAAACGGGCCCGCGCCGCGATGTGGCCTCAGCTGGGTGCCCCCATCGGGTTCATCCTCGCCAATGCCTTCGTCCTTTTGCTGACCACGTGGATGAACTTCGATTCGACCAAGGACGCCGCGGCCATGGATTCCCCGTTCTTGATCTGGGGCTGGCGTGTACCGTTCATTTTCTCGGTCATCATGGTCGCCGTGGGTCTCTACGTTCGCGTCCGTCTGGAAGAGACCCCTGTCTTCAAACAGTCCGTCCAACGTGGTGAAAAGGTCAAAACGCCCTTGGTGGACGCTTTCAAGACCGCATGGAAGCCGATGATCCTCGGAACGTTCATCATGTTGTCCTGCTATGTGCTGTTCTATCTCATGACCGCCTGGATCCTCTCCTACGGCATCGGCAAGCCCTCCAAGGGTGCCGGACTGGGAGTCCCTTACCACACGTTCTTGCAGGTTCAGCTTTTGGCCGTCTTGTTCTTCGCGGCTTTCGTGCCGGTGTCCGGGTGGCTAGCGGACAAGATCGGGCGCCGTCGTCAACAGCTGATTACAAATGTGCTGATGTTGCTGTTCGGGCTCAGTTTCGGCCTCTTCATGGCTCCTTCCGTCATCGGCACGGGAACCGATGCGAATATCCCCGGTCTGATCCTGTTCATCTCGATCGGAATGGCCATCATGGGGCTCTCCTTCGGCTCGATGTCCGCTTACCTGCCCGAGTTGTTCCCGACCAACGTGCGCTACACGGGATCAGGCATTTCCTATAACGTCGCGTCGATATTGGGCGCCGCAATCACCCCCTATGTTGCGGTCTGGTTGAACGCGCAGGGCGGCGTGAGCGCCGTTGGCTGGTACCTCGCGGGTGCCGCGGTGATCACGATGATCGCATTGCTGATTTCGCACGAGACACGCGACGTCGACCTGGCTGCCGTCAGCTCCGAGGCTGAGTAA
- a CDS encoding NAD(P)H-quinone dehydrogenase, with product MSEAIAFTPQKIIIIGGGPGGYEAALVAANLGADVTLVEKKGMGGSAVITDVVPSKTLIASADTMNRFSEAPALGIRTRAGDELVELEVHIDKVNRRLLNLAKEQSKDIRRTLEKAGVKIIDGTGRLVDERTVEIHDSKGLTYELQTHAVLLSVGAHPRELDTAKPDGERIFNWTQLYQIREVPEHLIVVGSGVTGAEFASAYRGLGSDVTLISSRDRVLPSEDEDAAKVLEDVFDRRGLNVMPRSRAASVERDGDGVIVTLSDGRKVSGSHCLMAVGSIPNTHDLGLENAGVTMTESGHIAVDGVSRTTAPNVYAAGDCTGVLPLASVAAMQGRIAIAHLLGDSVSPLKKHRVASNVFTSPEIATVGVSQADIESGRYQADTVMLSLSTNPRAKMMAVEDGFVKIFARKGSGTIIGGVVVGPRASELIFSISLAVNNKMSADEFADTFSVYPSLTGSMSEAARRLHKMPS from the coding sequence GTGAGCGAAGCTATTGCATTTACACCACAGAAGATCATTATTATCGGCGGCGGCCCCGGAGGATACGAGGCCGCACTGGTAGCGGCAAACCTGGGTGCCGACGTTACCCTCGTCGAGAAGAAGGGGATGGGCGGCTCCGCGGTGATCACGGACGTCGTGCCGTCCAAAACCCTGATCGCGTCGGCCGACACCATGAACCGGTTCAGCGAAGCACCGGCCCTGGGCATCCGGACGCGCGCAGGCGATGAACTCGTGGAGCTCGAAGTTCATATCGACAAGGTCAACCGCCGCCTGCTGAACCTTGCGAAAGAACAGTCCAAAGACATCCGGCGAACGCTCGAAAAAGCCGGCGTTAAGATCATCGACGGGACCGGCCGACTGGTCGATGAACGCACCGTTGAAATCCATGACAGCAAGGGTCTGACCTACGAGCTTCAGACGCACGCGGTCCTGCTGAGTGTGGGCGCGCACCCTCGTGAACTGGACACCGCAAAGCCAGACGGGGAGCGCATCTTCAACTGGACGCAGCTGTACCAAATTCGAGAAGTCCCGGAGCACCTGATCGTGGTGGGCTCAGGTGTGACCGGTGCCGAATTCGCTTCGGCCTATCGCGGGCTGGGCTCGGACGTCACACTGATCTCCTCGCGCGATCGAGTCCTGCCGAGCGAGGATGAAGACGCCGCCAAGGTTCTGGAAGACGTGTTTGACCGCCGCGGTCTGAACGTCATGCCACGTTCGCGCGCCGCTTCTGTCGAGCGGGACGGCGACGGCGTCATCGTCACGCTCTCCGATGGCCGCAAGGTATCCGGGTCGCATTGCCTCATGGCCGTCGGCTCGATCCCGAACACGCACGATCTTGGGCTCGAAAATGCGGGGGTCACCATGACCGAGTCGGGTCACATCGCCGTGGACGGCGTCTCCCGCACCACTGCCCCCAACGTTTATGCCGCCGGCGACTGCACCGGCGTCCTGCCTCTCGCATCCGTTGCGGCGATGCAGGGGCGCATAGCTATCGCCCACCTTCTGGGAGACTCGGTCTCGCCGCTGAAGAAGCATCGCGTGGCCTCGAACGTTTTCACCTCTCCTGAAATCGCCACGGTGGGAGTCTCCCAGGCGGACATCGAGAGCGGCCGTTACCAGGCCGATACCGTGATGCTGTCGCTGTCGACCAACCCGAGGGCCAAGATGATGGCCGTGGAAGACGGCTTCGTCAAGATCTTCGCTCGCAAGGGGTCCGGCACGATTATCGGTGGAGTGGTCGTCGGACCGCGGGCCTCCGAACTGATCTTCTCGATCTCCTTGGCAGTCAACAACAAAATGTCCGCCGACGAGTTCGCAGACACCTTCTCGGTATACCCCTCGTTGACGGGGTCGATGTCCGAGGCGGCGCGTCGTCTACACAAGATGCCTTCCTAG